DNA sequence from the Conger conger chromosome 18, fConCon1.1, whole genome shotgun sequence genome:
ataaaaatgtgtcttGCAGCACTGAACATCTGTACCGGTGCTGGTATATTTAATACAGTTTAGTTTTAGAATCAGAAGCAGGTAAATACTGAAGTTTAGGAGGTGAAGTAGAGTGGAACAAGTACAATTCATGCAAAAAGCCACTAGTTTGGTGTTAGCAAATGTGACAGAATGGTTTAgtccaggggtctccaatcttatcctaaaagggccggcgtgggtgcaggtttttgttttaacccagcagtaacatacctgattatactaatgaacaaatcgtggtctttaatcaagacctagatgagtagaatcagctgtcttagtcttgtgctaaaacaacaacctgcacacacaccggccctttctggataagattggagacccctggtttaGTCTAATAGACAGACAGAGCCTGAGAGCAGCACAACATCAGCACAGGAGTGTTAATGAAAACAATACAGGTAAGTACATTTCTGGACCACATGCCCTTTGAGTGCGTTAGGCTATATTGAAGCATTTTGAAGTAGTTTTACTGCATATATGTTTTCATATACGAAGAACCAAGCTAGCAAGTTCTACAAATGAACTACAAATGAGAAtacaacttatttttttaatgactgaGGAAAAAAGGAGAGCATTTAACTGAAAcaaacttttcattttcattgatttaacTTGTAAGGGGTCCAATTACCAGCAGTGAGTCTTCAAAGGAGTGTGGTTTGAATGATTTCCTTTTTGAACACTTGCAAATAGACTTCAATAATCTTCAATAAAGTTTCAATAAACGTTTTATCCGACTGGCTCCTGGTCAAAGAGGTGTTGTCTTGAGAAATATTAAGAAGTGGAGTGGTCGTGCAATCTATGCAGTTGCCTTAGAAAAGAATAGCGTTTTATGTGAAGGGGGGTACTACTTTTAGATACAGGTAGGAGGCCAGCACCCCAGTTCTGACCTGCGATATATTACACAATactggaactgtactttcctcgagggtcctcaacgcacttgccctgggtttgatttgcactttattgtatgttgctctggatcagAGCGTCGGCTAAATgcctctaatgtaatgtaatggctactCATCCCGTCTTTGAGAGATAATTTAATGTTGAAATCTAAATCGTGGTTGTTTTTAGTACAGTCAGTGGGTAACTGTATAACATTAAAGACCCTGAACATCCcctctctttgcatttgaagtgATAACTTGCCACAAGATGAATATTTCGATTTTCTCATTCTTTCACGAAACATAAAATGCTCATAATTCAAGAGCCCAATTCAATACGTCTGATTGCCTAGATTCTGGAAAACAACCAGTCTGATAACATCCCAATTCAGGTTCCTCCTTTTCTGCATGATTTGACTACAGAACAGTGCTGCGCAAGAAGCTTTTGAGCCCGTATCAGGTCATGAAGACAAACGAGTCCAGTTCAAACCAGGATGGGCCAGGAAGGTCCAGTGACGGACTGGCAGCCCGTCCAGGGTacattcctgcctcttgcccaaaGCCAATGCAGTTCTGAAGCGTAAATACAACCTTGAATTCTCTTCGGCCAATTTGGCCTCTTCGTTTTAACTGACACCTCCGCGGAAGGTTCCGCCCAGCAGCTCAGCAAAGACGAGTGGATTACACAAGTGCTTATATAAGCGCTTAGTTTGGGCAAGCGGAGCATCACTGCACCCAACGGCTGCCTGCCACAAAAAAGAGACAAGAAGAAGCGGCGGAAGGTTTGTTGCAAAATGTCAGCCAGTTGGAAGATGGCGCTGGCCCTCCTCGCGATGTCTCTGGCGGTGGCAGACGCTCTGCGGATCATTGGAGGACCCACCGACGCCGATCTGAATGACCCAGATGTCAAAAAAGCCTTGAAGTTTGCTGTGGATCAGACCATCAGTCACAGAAACActactttcctcagaaaaatgaCAGGTGCAGGCTCGGGCAAGCAACAGGTCAGTTGGCTGATTTTCAAACTGGGTTAGCTGTTCAAACCTGCCATTGCtaaagagaggggaagagattGGGTTGGattcttttaatttattattatctgTTTAGTAGAGAGATACtcagagatattcaaaccaccctgtctggcaccaacaaccattccacggtcaaagtcacttggatcacatgtcttccacattctgacatttggtctgaaaaacagctgaacctcttgaccatgtctgcatgcttttatgcatttacacatttagttactgccacatgattgactgattacatatttgcattaacaagttaaTATACAGgactacctaatgaagtgatcactgagtgcagGTGAATAATTTTgtgggaaaagaaaatgaaatttgTCTTCCTGTCACTCCTgctctttataaataaatgtaatgcgaTATTGTATGGTATGGGTGCTGGTCAGTATCCCACGTGATGCAAGTATACCGTTTCTGGTGTAAGAGCCACTGTCCCCACTGCTAATGCATCTCACGTGGTTCTTCACCTGTTCTTCATCCTcttgaataaatgaatgtaatgtcagGTAATTCATGACGCACGCATTGCTTCTGAACACAGCTGGTCGTAGGCATGATGTACATTCTCTCGGCGAACATGGCCACAACCAACTGTGCAAAGGGCGAGGACGAGACCAAGTGTGATATACATGAAGACCAACGCATCGCATTCgtaatgtttctccatttctacCTCCAcattcccactctctctgtctacaCTATCCATGTTCAGTCCATTTCTACCTccacactcccactctctctgtacacacTATCCATGTTCAGTCCATTTCTACCTCCACATTCCCACTCTCTCCGTACACACTATCCATGTTCAGTCCATTTCTACCTCCAcattcccactctctctgtacacacTATCCATGTTCAATCCATTTCTACCTCCACATTCCCAATCTCTCTGTACACACTATTCATGTTCAGTGCAGAAGCCCCGTTTTGTACAGCATcctattgattttttttatttttttttattgaattcttACGAACACAAACCTGCTGTGGACACTTTCCTCTTTTTCCGAACAGTTTTGTTCATTAGTTTTGTATACACACAACGTACcaaccacctccacctcctcctccccgatCACACGATTCATTCAGTCACATAAAACAACAGTCATTGCCCATCACTACCAAGtgatacaaacaaacaaacatttcttataacttgctttctctctcatgTGTTTCAGCaagagaaatgcattttccacGTGTGGGAGAACCCCTGGCATGGTGGACACGAGATGTTTCAAACTGGTTGTGTGGCTTAAATGCATCAAGAAGAAGAGGCTGCATTACTCGAACTTCAATCACCGAAGATAAGAGTCTCTTACTGAATCAGCCTGGCTAGTGGATACTGAATCAACCCAAATCAACCATATTTCTTCACCCATCTTCTGAAATCCATTAAATTTTTTGTGCGTTTCTCAATCTTTCTTTTGGCTGTTTGTTATTCATTCCACAAAATAAAAGTAGAGCTGGCAGTACAAGCTttgcaataaataataatattggaaCTAGCCTAACAAATGACTGTTAAAACACTGCaatgtttctctctcacttttttCAGTTTGCCACTCTGTTGTTTTCCCAcaacataacaaaaaaatacattatgatgagaacaggccattcagtccagcaatgcATTTTCTTACCACTAGAGTGTACtactgtttattttgccacacagtgaccactcttgTGTGAAGAAATACTTCCAAATGTCTGTGCAGAATTGATTTCCATTCATGCCACTTTCGTtctttatacatggaatcaatatGGTGgtccttctttgaaccttttccagcacctctaTGTCTTGTGTAGTATGGTACCTGGAACTGCACACAATACTCTACAAGTGTGGGCTGACAAGGTTATTGTATAAGgggagtataacttccttagattTACACTCAGtactcttggctatgtatccCAGCATTCTGTTggcctttttttctcccccttttcttttcttttttactgctACAACACATAGACTAGGGGGTAATATttgatcaaagcctttcaggttctagtcactTTTAACTTGAGCACATTCCAAATGTGGAAACCCAAATATCAGTGCCACTGCCGTCTTGTTAACAGTCGGCCATCTTGCCTTCATTCGAGGGCAGTTTCACGA
Encoded proteins:
- the LOC133118744 gene encoding cystatin-like, which produces MSASWKMALALLAMSLAVADALRIIGGPTDADLNDPDVKKALKFAVDQTISHRNTTFLRKMTGAGSGKQQLVVGMMYILSANMATTNCAKGEDETKCDIHEDQRIAFQEKCIFHVWENPWHGGHEMFQTGCVA